The window CTTTCAACCATTCTGAAAAAGTTTTTTTATGTTGATTTGCCAACCACTTTGCACTCTTTTTAGGGTATTGTTGTCTCAAGAACGACATGTGTTCTTGTATGAACGGATCAATAGATGTAGTGTGTTGTAAGACATTAAAATGTGCCTCTTGATAATCGGAAACATTTGAATATCCCGTCTTGTGCCCAAGTGTCACTTGACCTGATAGTCTTCCTTCATGACGACTTTGTGgaatcccgacacttttaaacccatCCATATAGTTTGTGCAGAATTCGATCACCTCTTCGGATGCATATCCTTCAACGATACTGCCTTCTGGTCGATTAAGGTTCCTTACATAACCTTTCAAGATACCCATATATCTTTCAAATGGATACATATACCGTAAGAAAACTGGACCACATACCTTTATTTCTCCTACAATATGAGATACCAAATGAACCATGACATCAAAGAAAGAAGGTGGAAAGTACATCTCGAGTTCGCAAAGAGTAAGTATGATATCTCTTTGATATTCATCCAGCACACCAGGATCAATCACCTTTGAATGAATCATGTTGAAAAATAAGCATAGTTTTGTAATTGTGTGTCGAATATGGTTGGGTAGAATTCCACGAATTGCGATAGGAATCATCTGGGTCATTAGTACATGACAATCATGTGACTTCATACCAAGTAACTTCAAATCTTTCATCGAAACCAACTTCCTAATGTTAGCAGAGTATCCTGATGGAACCTTAATACCATGTAAACATTGACAAAATTTAGTTTTCTCTACCTTCGACATAGTATAACAGGTCGGAGGAAGAAACTTAGTGGACCTTCCATCAATATCTTTAGGTTGTAGCTCTGGTCTGATATTCATTAATTCCATGTCCCTTCTAACTTTAATTCCATCTTTTGTTTTTCCAGGAATGTTCAACAGTAACCCTATCAAACTTTCACAAACATTTTTCTCAATATGCATAACATCAATACAATGTCGGACTCGTAAATGCTTCCAGTAGGGTAATTTTCAAAAAATAGAATTTTTCTTCCAAATACCTTTGGGAGGACCAACCCCTTTCTTTCCCAACACAACATTTATATTAGcaactttggagagtgtagtttctCCATCCAATGGTGGTGGTAGTTTTCTATCCTCTATAGTACCATCAAATAAATCCGACTTTTTACGGTACGAGTGATTCTCGGCAAGCTCTCTCCGATGCCCTATAAATGCAGGTTTCTTACAATTTGTGAACCATATCGAGTGAGTATTTTCCTCACAAATAGGACATGCCTTTTTCCCCTTCGTACTATATCCAGACAAGTTACCATAAGCAGGAAAATCATTAATGGTGCAAAAAAGCATTGCCCGTAGTTGGAAGTATTCTTTCTTGTATGCATCATAAACGTGTATGCCGGTACTCCATAATTCCATCATTTCATCAACTAATGGTTGCAAATAAACATCAATGTCGTTTCCAGGTTGCTTTGGGCCTTGAATCAAAAGAGACATCATTATGTATTTTCTTTTCATACATAGCTAAGGCGGTAGGTTATAAATGCATAGAAGAACAGGCCACGTGCTGTGACGGCTACTCAAATCTCCGAACGGATTAATTCCATCTGAACTGAGTCCGAACCTTATATTACGTATCTCATCCCCAAATTCTTCAAAATCTTTATCAAAATTTTTCCATTGAAGTGAATCGGCCACATGTCGCATTTTACCATCATTTTTACGATCTTCAGCATGCCAACGTAATAATTTTGCATCTTTCTCATTCGCAAATAGTCTCTTTAATCGTGGTATGATAGGCAAGTACCACAATAATTTTGCTGGAGGTCCATTTTCTGACACATCACTATCAGCATTATCAGTTGGTTTTCCACGTTTATACCTAGATGTACCACATACCTTACATTGAGGTAGGTCTTTGTCTTCATTCCTGTATAACATACAATCATTTGGACAAGCATGTATTCTCTGTATTTCCAATCCCATTGGGCACATTAATTTCTTTGCTTGGTATGTTGAAACCGGCAACTCATTACCTTCTGGTAGCATTTTGTTCAACAACTCTAACAGGCTAGTGAAACTTGTGTCGCTCCAACCATTGTTTGATTTTAAGTTAACCAGTTGTATCATGGCGGAAAGTTTTGTAAAATTCATACAACCGGTATATAAAGGTCTTTCAGCGTCAACAAATAGTTGTTGTAATCTGTCATGATACTTATTAGCAACATTATCCTCCATATCCAAATCATCAAACATGTCATCAAAATTAACATTATTGTCACTATTGTATGAATCTTCTTCATTATCGGTATCGTTATCTGAAACAGACGGGTTAAGGTCAGCTACTGACTCACCATGAAAAGACCAACATGTGTACCCTCTCATAAATCCGTGTGCAATTAGATGACTTTTGATATCGGTTGAATCAGCATACCACCGTGCATTTTTGCATTTCTTACAAGGACAACAAATTGCGTTGTTTCCTTTTTCTAGTTGATTAGTCTCAGCAACTGTAATAAATTCATCTACACTATCCATAAACTCAGCGGTAGCTCGACCTATCTCGTACATCCAAGTATTCCGATCCATCTACAAGCAACATTGAAAAaagttaatacattattaataataaagaaTTTATAAAGTTGGAAATAGGACTAGAACCCACGACCTCCTCTCTACCAAGCAACGTCCTAACCATCTAAGCAATTGTGTTAACCTGACAAATTTAcatttattttctttaaaaatatcACTTATGGTATACTGTAAAAaaaaccccaaatcaaaatcaattgaGTTTTTATCGATCATAATCCCATTACCTCATTATCATTTCTCTTTTGTTATCAGTCTGTGTTCTAAAATAAAACCGCCAAGCAACCCAAATCACTTGAATCTATAAACCCTAATTGTTCGATACCCTATTCAATTTCTGTTCTATTTTAGATTCAAACTCTGCACGATTCTACTGTGCTACCATGGCATACACGAAGCATCGTATTACAAGAGAAAAAGAGTTACTTTCAAAGGTTAATTCCTACCAGTAATTATAatcaataattaattatatttatttgataatctaaattTATTACTTTTTTTTGTTCAGAAATAAACGTGAATATTATTGTCGCGCAATTAGTCTTTGAAATGGGTTTGGTTATGAGTTCGGTCAATTTCCTTGTTATTGCATATTGTGTATGTGTGATATGTTTGCTGTGTTATTCATTACACAATAATAAGACTGGATTTGTTTGAAATGATATTAAGGTGTATAAGCCTGTGTTTGTTGTACTATGATCTTAATTTGTATATGCATGTGCTTAGATGTGTGTCTTTTCTATTGCATTTGATGTGTATCTTTTCTATTGCATTTTATGTACAGATGcaacaaaaaattaaaaaaagaagTGTAAACAAACTGAAAAAGAAGTCAGCTGTTGTTCAGTTGAACATTGAATTTGACGAGTTTGGCCAATCCATTGGAAAAACCCAAGCTATTTTTTCGACCAACATTGGCGTTTTAACTAGGACCACTTGTGATTTCCTTGTAAAGGATTGGAAGCATGTGTCTCCTGATCAGAAACAAACTTTATGGAGCAAAATAAAGGTATTTGAATCTAAGATTTTGATTAATtactatttatttatatatgttacaaCATTCAACACTTACAGTAGATTACATTATACAGGAACTTCATAATATTGAAGACGATTTTGCACAAAAAACAACACTGCAAAAATGCAACACAGCGTTTACGAGATTCAAGCGCAAGTTAAGAACGTATATGGATGAAGGCAAGCTTCCTTATGTGGAAGTAAAAGATTACGATTTCATAACTCCAGAAAAATGGCAAAAATTTTGTGCAATCGAAGCTACGCCTGCTAGACGAGTAAGTGCTATTCAACCTGATTTGTATCaggtttggaggtacattttgataTTGTAACGCTTTGAAAAAGTCATTTAATCGCATTAAAACTGTGTAGGAACTAAGAGAAAAAGGCAGGAAGAACGCTTTCAAAAAAGTAAAAGAAAAGTATGCTCGAGTTGGTCGTTCGGGATATCGTGGGAAAAAAGCACAATGGGATACAGAAGCAAATGATCCTCATAAACGTACACCATACCACAATATCAAAGATCCTGCAGCGAGGTATTACGTGCTGGGCAGGATGAAGCCGGATGACAAAGGGAAGACGGCAGTAGAAACATTTGCGCCGCTTGTagagaaaattgtaatatatttatatttgaatttttagaCTAACCAACTCATAATTTTTCTATAATTGATTACTTGTGTTTTTTTTTCCAGGTTAGGACAGATAAAGAAGGCGGGGATGCCTTGTTAACTCATGTGGGGAAGGAACACGGTGGTCGAAAAAGGGGTATAAGTAGCACAATAGGATACAGCAAAATCACAAAGAAACAGAAATCAGACGATAAAGGAACGAGGGTAACTGATTTAACTGATGTTATGtttcttacaatatttaaatgctTACTTACTACATTTTATATTTCATGTTTGCTAATCAGAAGTCTCAGGAAAACTAAAAGCATGATGATGAAGAGAATGttgttgatgaagataatgatgatgaagaagagaatgatgatgaagaagaagatgtagatgatgaagagaaagaagatgatgaagaggatgttgatgAGAATTCTGGTCatgaagatgatgttgatgatgaagagaagtctgatgatgaagatgatggtgataatGAAGTGGAAGGTGCTAATGAGAAGTCTCAGGAAAAGGAAAAgcttgatgatgaagaggatgaagagaataatgatgatgatgaagaagatgttgatgatgaagagaatgatgaagatgaaaaggaTGTTGGTGAAAAGGCTGATAATGAAGATGAAGGTGATAATGAAGTGGAAGGTGCTGATGAATGGCCTCAGGAAAATGAAAAGAGTGATGATGGtgaggatgttgatgatgaagataatgatgataatgacgaagaagatgttgatgatgaagatgaaaaagATGTTGATGAGAgggctgatgatgaagatgaagtggaAGGTGATGATGAATGGGAAGTTGATAATTTAGTGGAAGGTGCTGATGAAGGGGAAGGTGAAAGTGAAAAGGATGTTGATGAAGATGAGGATGTTGATGATGGAAAGGATGATCAACATCAGAAATTCACCAAAAAAATAGTGAAACAATCGAAACACATAAAGGTAAATGATTTAACTAAATGTTGTTTTTTTCTAGACTTTTAAATTACTTACCACATTTAGTTATTCATGTTTGTTAATGAACATGATGTTGAAAAAGAAAAGCCTGATGAAAATTTAAATGTTCATGACAACATCAAGGAAAAAAAAGATGCAGTGATTGAAGAAGATGCAGAGTATGTTT of the Rutidosis leptorrhynchoides isolate AG116_Rl617_1_P2 chromosome 5, CSIRO_AGI_Rlap_v1, whole genome shotgun sequence genome contains:
- the LOC139848657 gene encoding uncharacterized protein — encoded protein: MSLLIQGPKQPGNDIDVYLQPLVDEMMELWSTGIHVYDAYKKEYFQLRAMLFCTINDFPAYGNLSGYSTKGKKACPICEENTHSIWFTNCKKPAFIGHRRELAENHSYRKKSDLFDGTIEDRKLPPPLDGETTLSKVANINVVLGKKGVGPPKGLLLNIPGKTKDGIKVRRDMELMNIRPELQPKDIDGRSTKFLPPTCYTMSKVEKTKFCQCLHGIKVPSGYSANIRKLVSMKDLKLLGMKSHDCHVLMTQMIPIAIRGILPNHIRHTITKLCLFFNMIHSKVIDPGVLDEYQRDIILTLCELEMYFPPSFFDVMVHLVSHIVGEIKVCGPVFLRYMYPFERYMGILKGYVRNLNRPEGSIVEGYASEEVIEFCTNYMDGFKSVGIPQSRHEGRLSGQVTLGHKTGYSNVSDYQEAHFNVLQHTTSIDPFIQEHMSFLRQQYPKKSAKWLANQHKKTFSEWLKDKVRRTLPNIDKTVEALGFAPKHVFQYQGYDINGYTFYTKAQDKKSKIQNSGVTVIASSTEFTMVNREERSRIAKKSYYGVIQEIWELDYGDSYTIPLFTCKWVANDRGVQVDEDGFTTVNLSTNGYKEEPFILAKLVTQYGKWRIVGVENVVDEDEYDQFDELPPFSVGVQPLNEVIAGNNTIYFREDHEERDEIADT
- the LOC139848658 gene encoding uncharacterized protein; its protein translation is MRLTQLLRWLGRCLMDRNTWMYEIGRATAEFMDSVDEFITVAETNQLEKGNNAICCPCKKCKNARWYADSTDIKSHLIAHGFMRGYTCWSFHGESVADLNPSVSDNDTDNEEDSYNSDNNVNFDDMFDDLDMEDNVANKYHDRLQQLFVDAERPLYTGCMNFTKLSAMIQLVNLKSNNGWSDTSFTSLLELLNKMLPEGNELPVSTYQAKKLMCPMGLEIQRIHACPNDCMLYRNEDKDLPQCKVCGTSRYKRGKPTDNADSDVSENGPPAKLLWYLPIIPRLKRLFANEKDAKLLRWHAEDRKNDGKMRHVADSLQWKNFDKDFEEFGDEIRNIRFGLSSDGINPFGDLSSRHSTWPVLLCIYNLPP